A segment of the Yersinia rochesterensis genome:
TGCAGGAGGGCAGGCCTGCCCTCCTGCTCGGTTGAGGCGGCGAGAGCCAGGTGATCACTGAACGAATATCAACCTAAACAATAATCCAATTTGCTCTTGACTCAAATGCTCTAACAACCAAACCAGATCAACTATTCACCAAATCCAAATCCAAACCTCCCCCCCACATCCTGATAACAAAACTGTTACTTCCATCACGCATAAATGTTTTTTTTTGGTTAAGTCTTGGCTTGTTTGTTGGTTTTTGATTACAATCATGAGCGAAAACGAACATTAAAGAGCTGTTTCGAACATCCGGAGGAGGTAAGCATGGAAACCAAAGACTTGATCGTGATCGGTGGCGGCATTAATGGTGCCGGTATCGCTGCTGACGCTGCAGGGCGTGGCCTGTCCGTTCTGCTGCTGGAAGCACAAGATTTGGCCTGCGCTACGTCTTCCGCCAGTTCCAAACTCATCCACGGTGGCCTGCGCTATCTGGAACATTATGAGTTCCGCTTGGTCAGTGAAGCATTGGCCGAACGTGAGGTTTTGCTGAAAATGGCTCCTCATATTGCTTTCCCGATGCGCTTCCGCCTACCCCATCAGCCCCATCTGCGCCCGGCTTGGATGATTCGCACCGGCTTATTCTTGTACGACCACTTGGGCAAACGCACCAGCCTGCCAGCCAGTAAAGGGCTGCGTTTTGGACCAGAATCAGTATTGAAGCCCGAATTAGTGCGCGGTTTCGAATATTCAGACTGCTGGGTCGATGATGCCCGTCTGGTGGTATTGAATGCTCAGGAAGTGGTCGAGCGCGGCGGCGAAGTGCGTACTCGCACCAAAGTGACTCGCGCCTGGCGTGAGCAAGGTTTATGGATGGTGGAAGCTGTGGATGTCGACACCGGCCAAACCTTTACCTGGCGTGCTAAAGGTTTGGTGAATGCCACCGGCCCATGGGTTAAACAGTTCTTCGATGATGGCCTGAAACTCAAATCACCTTATGGTATCCGCCTAATTAAAGGCAGCCATATTGTGGTGCCGCGAGTTCATAACCAACCACAAGCCTATATTCTACAAAACGAAGACCATCGTATTGTCTTCGTCATCCCATGGTTGGATGAATATTCCATCATCGGCACCACCGACGTGGAATATCACGGCGATCCTAAAGAGGTGAAAATAGATGACCAGGAAATTGATTATCTGTTGAAGGTCTATAACGACCACTTTAAAAAGCAGCTGGGTCGCGACGATATCGTCTGGACTTACTCTGGTGTCCGTCCGCTATGTGATGATGAATCAGATTCGCCGCAAGCGGTTACCCGCGATTACACACTGGATGTCGCGGATGAAGGCGGCAAAGCGCCGCTGCTGTCGGTATTTGGCGGCAAACTGACCACTTACCGCAAACTGGCAGAACACGCGCTGGAAAAACTGTCCGGCTATTATCCGAATGTTGGCCCGGCGTGGACAAAAACCGGCTCTTTACCGGGCGGAGATATTGGCGGCAGCCGTGATAACTATACTGTGCAGTTGCGCCATCGCTATAACTGGCTACCAGAAGGGTTAGCGCGCCGCTATACCCGTACCTATGGCAGCCACAGCGAACTAATTTTGGCGGAAGCCACCAGCCTCGACAGCTTGGGCGAACATTTTGGCCATGGTTTGTATGAAGCAGAATTGCGCTATCTGGTTGAAAAAGAGTGGGTTATTGAACTCGATGATGCCATCTGGCGGCGCACCAAGTTAGGTATGATGCTAGATGAAGCGCAAAAACAGCGGATTTCCGAATGGCTAGCGCACGTTCAGGCGAAGAAACAACAGACATTGTCCTTAGTTTCCTGATAGCAAATACTCATCATTAATCTGTTAAAAAAACCTCTTCACAGTTCGCTGCTGAAGAGGTTTTTTGTTATTAACTCACCGAATATTTAGAGCTTGATTGGCTTAATATGCCAAATATCATCGGCATACTCTTCAATGGTCCGGTCTGACGAGAAATAGCCCATATTGGCGATATTGAGTAAGGTTTTACGTGTCCATTCATCCGGATGGCGATAGAGTGTATCGACTTGCTCTTGGGTATCCACGTAGCTGCGATAATCTGCCAGTAATTGATAGTGATCACCCAGATTAACCAGTGAATCAAACAAGCTGGTGTATCGCTGAGGTTCTTCTGGGCTGAAAGCGCCGGTGGCAATTTGCGTCAAGACCAAATGCAGCTCCGGATCTTCGTCGTAATATTTCCGTGGGTTATAGCCACTGTTACGCAGCGCCTCAACCTGCTCGGTAGTATTACCAAAGATAAAAATATTCTCCTCGCCCACATGTTCGCGGATCTCGACATTCGCCCCATCCAGAGTGCCAATCGTCAGCGCCCCATTCAGCGCAAATTTCATATTACTGGTTCCTGATGCCTCGGTACCCGCCAATGAGATCTGTTCGGAGAGATCCGCCGCCGGAATGATCAACTGCGCCAGGCTGACACTGTAGTTCGGGATGAATACCACTTTCAGTAGATTATTAATCCGTGGATCATTATTGATCACTTTCGCTACATCATTGATCAAGCGAATGATTTGCTTCGCACTATAGTAGGCTGATGCCGCTTTCCCGGCAAAAATCACCACGCGCGGCACCCATTTCTCATCAGGAGCTTCGAGAATGCGGTTATAGCGAGTTATCACATGCAGCACATTCAATAACTGCCGTTTGTATTCATGAATGCGCTTGATTTGCACATCAAACAGCGCCGCAGGATTCACCACAATATTCAGTTTTTCAGCAATATAGACAGCCAGCCGCTTCTTGTTCTCCAGCTTGGCTTTCTGTAGCGCCTGCAAGAAACTCGGGTAATCGAGATTCTTTTCCAGCTCGCTGAGTTGGCTCAAATCAGTGCGCCAGTTGTGGCCGATGCTGTCATCCAACACCGCCGCCAATGGCCGGTTAGCCAGCCCCAGCCAGCGCCGTGGGGTGACGCCATTAGTTTTATTACAGAAACGATTAGGGAAAATACGGGCAAAATCGGCAAACAGCGATTGCACCATTAATTCTGAATGCAGGGCCGACACGCCGTTCACTTTATGGCTGGCGATCACCGCAAGCCAGGCCATACGAACTCGCCGGCCATCATGCTCATTAATAATTGATACACGCGGCAGCAATTCTGGCTCATTCGGATATTGTTCCTGCACCAGTTTGAGGAAATGGTCATTGATATCAAAGATAATTTGCAGATGGCGCGGCAGGATCTTGCCAATCATGTCGATGGGCCAAGTCTCCAGCGCCTCACTCATCAGGGTGTGGTTGGTGTAGGAAAACACTTGCTGCACCACATCCCAGGCGTCCATCCAACTAAATTTATGCTCATCAATCAGCAAACGCATCATCTCAGGGATAGAGAGCACCGGATGAGTATCATTGAGGTGAATAGCAATCTTATCAGCCAAATTATCGAAGGTTTGATGCATCGCCCAATGGCGGCTGAGAATATCCTGCACAGTGGCGGAGACTAAAAAGTATTCTTGCCGCAGGCGCAGTTCGCGCCCGGAGTAGGTCGAGTCATCGGGGTAAAGCACCCGAGAGACGTTTTCTGAATGGTTTTTATCTTCAACCGCCGCGAAGTAATCGCCCTGATTGAATTTCCCCAGATTGATTTCATTACTGGCCTGCGCAGACCATAAGCGAAGTGTATTTGTGGCGTCGGTATCAAAACCGGGGATGATTTGATCATAAGCGCAGGCGAGGATTTCTTCAGTTTCCAGCCAGCGGACTTTGCTGCCTTCTTGCTGAATCCGGCCACCAAAACGCACTTTATAGCGGGTATTGTGCCGCGGGAACTCCCAGGCGTTACCATATTCCAGCCAGTTATCCGGCGATTCCATCTGTTGGCCATTGACGATTTTCTGGCTGAACATGCCATATTCGTAGCGAATGCCGTAGCCGCGCCCCGGCAGTGCCAATGTGGCCAGTGAGTCCAGAAAACACGCCGCCAATCGCCCTAATCCGCCATTGCCGAGACCGGGGTCATTTTCTTCTTGCAACAGCTCAGATAG
Coding sequences within it:
- the glpD gene encoding glycerol-3-phosphate dehydrogenase, coding for METKDLIVIGGGINGAGIAADAAGRGLSVLLLEAQDLACATSSASSKLIHGGLRYLEHYEFRLVSEALAEREVLLKMAPHIAFPMRFRLPHQPHLRPAWMIRTGLFLYDHLGKRTSLPASKGLRFGPESVLKPELVRGFEYSDCWVDDARLVVLNAQEVVERGGEVRTRTKVTRAWREQGLWMVEAVDVDTGQTFTWRAKGLVNATGPWVKQFFDDGLKLKSPYGIRLIKGSHIVVPRVHNQPQAYILQNEDHRIVFVIPWLDEYSIIGTTDVEYHGDPKEVKIDDQEIDYLLKVYNDHFKKQLGRDDIVWTYSGVRPLCDDESDSPQAVTRDYTLDVADEGGKAPLLSVFGGKLTTYRKLAEHALEKLSGYYPNVGPAWTKTGSLPGGDIGGSRDNYTVQLRHRYNWLPEGLARRYTRTYGSHSELILAEATSLDSLGEHFGHGLYEAELRYLVEKEWVIELDDAIWRRTKLGMMLDEAQKQRISEWLAHVQAKKQQTLSLVS
- the glgP gene encoding glycogen phosphorylase, yielding MTSPFSYTSPVVSVDALKHSIAYKLMFIVGKDPTIATQHDWLNATLFAVRDRMVERWLRSNRAQLSQDVRQVYYLSMEFLLGRTLSNALLSMGIYEDIEQALDEMGLNLSELLQEENDPGLGNGGLGRLAACFLDSLATLALPGRGYGIRYEYGMFSQKIVNGQQMESPDNWLEYGNAWEFPRHNTRYKVRFGGRIQQEGSKVRWLETEEILACAYDQIIPGFDTDATNTLRLWSAQASNEINLGKFNQGDYFAAVEDKNHSENVSRVLYPDDSTYSGRELRLRQEYFLVSATVQDILSRHWAMHQTFDNLADKIAIHLNDTHPVLSIPEMMRLLIDEHKFSWMDAWDVVQQVFSYTNHTLMSEALETWPIDMIGKILPRHLQIIFDINDHFLKLVQEQYPNEPELLPRVSIINEHDGRRVRMAWLAVIASHKVNGVSALHSELMVQSLFADFARIFPNRFCNKTNGVTPRRWLGLANRPLAAVLDDSIGHNWRTDLSQLSELEKNLDYPSFLQALQKAKLENKKRLAVYIAEKLNIVVNPAALFDVQIKRIHEYKRQLLNVLHVITRYNRILEAPDEKWVPRVVIFAGKAASAYYSAKQIIRLINDVAKVINNDPRINNLLKVVFIPNYSVSLAQLIIPAADLSEQISLAGTEASGTSNMKFALNGALTIGTLDGANVEIREHVGEENIFIFGNTTEQVEALRNSGYNPRKYYDEDPELHLVLTQIATGAFSPEEPQRYTSLFDSLVNLGDHYQLLADYRSYVDTQEQVDTLYRHPDEWTRKTLLNIANMGYFSSDRTIEEYADDIWHIKPIKL